Proteins found in one Polyangiaceae bacterium genomic segment:
- a CDS encoding DUF3696 domain-containing protein: MLASLQLSGFRGCVDATPLALGRLSVLAGANNTGKSSFIGALLALVQSQQAAARHRLLLKGEWVDLGPFDEVLSPDRATFSIAVEGRTPKGELSIVWDFDEVPRRRDRPEARVTRIEATLGDETLECELDPGGRVIQRSDAGLQLLDPTCLLSVDRSEPVRLFPYDFEQVLAVGPYRAPPRALSEFRVGRDGSLVGFYGQYAAEAFSQRRNDTTDILPPDAGVAKDTITHAMNAWWSHILADEIVVTVQEVARLGYSVRLDTSAIASRSFSQVGFGLSQLWPILVACLVSRPGDLVLIETPEAHLHPAAQHRIAALFVELARLGRQVIVETHSEHVVAAACLAVKRGALASEDVALSFFAHATGHTRIERIEVDASGRRLRAPEGFFDQTAVELIELLR; the protein is encoded by the coding sequence ATGCTCGCTAGCCTCCAACTCTCCGGCTTCCGCGGGTGCGTCGATGCAACTCCCTTGGCGCTCGGCCGCCTCAGTGTACTCGCTGGGGCGAACAACACGGGCAAGAGCTCGTTCATCGGCGCACTGCTTGCGCTCGTGCAGAGCCAACAGGCGGCAGCGCGGCACCGTCTCCTTCTCAAGGGAGAGTGGGTTGACCTCGGCCCCTTCGACGAGGTCCTGTCGCCAGATCGCGCGACCTTTTCGATCGCCGTGGAGGGCCGAACTCCCAAGGGCGAGCTTTCGATTGTCTGGGACTTCGACGAGGTACCCCGTCGGCGCGATCGCCCTGAGGCCCGCGTGACGAGGATCGAGGCCACGCTCGGCGACGAGACACTTGAGTGTGAACTGGACCCTGGCGGACGCGTCATCCAACGCAGCGACGCCGGCTTGCAGCTTTTGGATCCCACATGCCTGCTATCCGTGGACCGGTCTGAGCCGGTACGGCTGTTTCCCTACGACTTCGAGCAGGTGCTAGCCGTCGGCCCCTATCGGGCCCCTCCGAGGGCCCTCTCGGAGTTCCGTGTTGGCAGAGACGGCTCGCTCGTCGGCTTCTATGGGCAGTACGCCGCCGAGGCGTTCTCGCAGCGGCGCAACGACACGACGGACATACTTCCGCCAGACGCTGGCGTCGCGAAAGACACGATCACTCACGCGATGAACGCTTGGTGGTCGCACATCCTAGCGGACGAAATCGTGGTGACCGTGCAGGAGGTAGCGCGCCTCGGCTACTCCGTTCGCCTCGACACGAGCGCCATTGCGAGCCGTTCGTTCAGTCAGGTAGGATTCGGGCTGTCGCAGCTTTGGCCTATTCTCGTCGCGTGCCTGGTGAGTCGGCCAGGCGACCTCGTGCTCATCGAGACGCCAGAGGCACACCTGCATCCGGCGGCGCAGCACCGCATCGCAGCGCTCTTCGTAGAGCTAGCGCGGCTCGGGCGGCAAGTTATCGTGGAGACGCACAGCGAGCACGTGGTGGCTGCCGCGTGTCTAGCGGTGAAGCGCGGCGCGCTGGCTTCTGAGGACGTGGCGCTTTCGTTCTTTGCGCACGCGACGGGACACACGCGGATCGAGCGCATCGAGGTAGACGCATCGGGGCGGCGGCTACGCGCGCCAGAGGGCTTTTTCGATCAAACTGCGGTCGAACTGATTGAGCTGCTCCGATGA
- a CDS encoding DUF262 domain-containing protein, whose translation MPDPEGVQPYATKERDEAKDEQEQLGEAEPTIVETKFPLDIAKKEFTIFELHRRWRAGHLRLQPEFQRELVWLEEKQTKLVESVLARIPLPVIYFSDDGNSFDVVDGQQRLTTLFAFMEGRVADKQAPEAIRRRGEDQTGGRAFALRRLTLLTKLEGHTFETLDPKDRRSFEETQLICYVLPPSTSAEAKFQIFGRLNEGGVPLNFQELRNALFRGAALDLVRRLACPGSRFRQVAGSYRSYARMRADELVLRGIAFANGNWRNEYRGDLKVFLNESLQALNRAGTDELERVERSFLHGVDFAERVFGENAWQRYDPGKAEWSGHISGPLVEVVSAAARSVFPGVLPSDEQASRIRERFEALCATQEFVGAILTATQTVKNVKARMTAFEEICRDAR comes from the coding sequence ATGCCTGACCCAGAAGGTGTCCAACCCTACGCGACCAAAGAGAGGGACGAAGCGAAGGACGAACAGGAACAGCTCGGCGAGGCCGAGCCGACCATCGTCGAGACAAAGTTCCCGCTCGATATCGCGAAGAAGGAGTTTACGATCTTCGAGCTCCATCGGCGGTGGAGGGCTGGCCATCTCCGCCTCCAGCCGGAGTTTCAGCGCGAACTCGTCTGGTTGGAAGAAAAGCAGACCAAGCTCGTCGAGTCGGTCCTTGCACGCATTCCCCTCCCGGTCATCTACTTCTCGGATGATGGTAACTCCTTCGATGTCGTTGATGGGCAGCAACGTCTGACCACTCTGTTCGCGTTCATGGAGGGGCGTGTCGCCGACAAGCAGGCGCCAGAAGCCATCCGCCGCAGGGGTGAGGACCAAACCGGGGGTCGAGCGTTCGCCCTCCGGAGGCTAACCCTGCTGACGAAGCTCGAAGGCCACACGTTCGAGACGCTGGACCCGAAGGACCGACGAAGCTTCGAAGAGACACAGCTCATCTGCTACGTCCTCCCCCCTAGCACGTCGGCCGAGGCGAAATTCCAGATCTTCGGTCGCCTCAATGAGGGCGGCGTGCCGCTCAACTTCCAGGAACTGCGCAACGCGCTATTCCGCGGCGCCGCCCTCGACCTCGTCCGAAGGCTCGCCTGCCCAGGGTCGCGGTTCCGTCAAGTCGCCGGCAGCTACAGGTCGTACGCGCGGATGCGTGCCGATGAGCTCGTCCTGCGGGGCATTGCGTTCGCCAACGGGAATTGGCGGAACGAATACAGGGGCGATCTCAAGGTTTTTCTCAACGAGTCCCTTCAGGCGCTCAACAGAGCGGGTACGGACGAATTAGAACGGGTCGAGCGCTCGTTCCTCCACGGCGTTGACTTCGCCGAGCGCGTCTTCGGCGAGAATGCCTGGCAACGGTACGACCCAGGCAAAGCGGAGTGGAGCGGACACATCTCCGGACCGCTGGTCGAAGTCGTCAGCGCGGCTGCGCGCAGTGTGTTTCCCGGCGTGCTCCCGTCGGACGAGCAGGCCTCTCGCATCCGTGAGCGTTTCGAGGCGCTTTGTGCAACGCAGGAGTTCGTAGGCGCCATCTTGACCGCCACGCAAACCGTGAAAAACGTGAAAGCCCGGATGACGGCGTTCGAGGAAATCTGCCGCGATGCTCGCTAG